A portion of the Leifsonia sp. EB41 genome contains these proteins:
- a CDS encoding NADPH-dependent FMN reductase, which yields MTRIAIIIGSTRPGRNGESVARWVLEHAAQRDDAEYELVDLAEWNLPHLDEPMPAAMGQYANDHTKAWAAKIAEFDGYLFVTPEYNHSTSGALKNAIDFVGAEWYNKAAGFVSYGVFGGARAVEHLRLVLSQLQVATVSAFVGLSLQHDFENWSLKPTTAAEAGLTPLFDQLESWSGALASVRAASDADLDEEAAA from the coding sequence ATGACCAGGATCGCCATCATCATCGGCAGCACGCGCCCCGGCCGCAACGGGGAGTCCGTCGCCCGCTGGGTGCTCGAGCACGCTGCGCAGCGCGACGACGCAGAGTACGAGCTCGTCGACCTCGCCGAGTGGAACCTCCCGCACCTCGACGAGCCGATGCCCGCCGCGATGGGCCAGTACGCCAACGACCACACCAAGGCGTGGGCGGCCAAGATCGCCGAGTTCGACGGCTACCTCTTCGTCACGCCCGAGTACAACCACAGCACCTCCGGCGCGCTCAAGAACGCGATCGATTTCGTCGGGGCCGAGTGGTACAACAAGGCGGCCGGCTTCGTCAGCTACGGCGTCTTCGGCGGCGCCCGCGCGGTCGAGCACCTGCGGCTCGTGCTCTCGCAGCTCCAGGTCGCGACGGTCAGCGCCTTCGTCGGCCTCAGCCTCCAGCACGACTTCGAGAACTGGTCGCTCAAGCCGACCACCGCGGCCGAGGCCGGCCTGACGCCGCTCTTCGACCAGCTCGAGTCGTGGTCCGGCGCGCTCGCCTCCGTGCGCGCCGCCTCCGACGCCGACCTCGACGAGGAAGCCGCCGCCTAA
- a CDS encoding MarR family winged helix-turn-helix transcriptional regulator has translation MPIARTRPDPRKLSAAEAELFHAFYLMRRGFDRTLDAQLQRDDGISISELEVLMALVRSPGRRLRVRDLVELTGWEKSRVSHQVTRMEGRGLVEREDCAEDRRASWIRLSGDGRRVVVRALPKHTATIRRILFDALTPEQQDELLAISTRMTDAMSPGDAASEPDA, from the coding sequence ATGCCGATCGCGCGCACCCGACCCGATCCGCGCAAGCTGAGCGCTGCCGAAGCGGAGCTCTTCCACGCGTTCTACCTGATGCGCCGCGGGTTCGACCGCACACTGGACGCCCAGCTCCAGCGGGACGACGGCATCTCCATCTCCGAGCTCGAGGTGCTCATGGCGCTGGTGCGGTCGCCCGGGCGGCGGCTGCGCGTGCGCGACCTGGTCGAGCTGACCGGCTGGGAGAAGAGCCGCGTCTCCCACCAGGTCACCCGCATGGAGGGCCGCGGCCTGGTGGAGCGCGAGGACTGCGCGGAGGACAGGCGCGCCAGCTGGATCCGGCTCAGCGGCGACGGGCGCCGCGTCGTCGTGCGGGCGCTCCCCAAGCACACCGCGACGATCCGCCGCATCCTCTTCGACGCGCTCACGCCGGAGCAGCAGGACGAATTGCTTGCGATCTCCACCCGGATGACCGACGCGATGTCGCCGGGTGACGCAGCCTCCGAACCGGATGCATGA
- a CDS encoding LCP family protein, producing the protein MRRPNYPSGESGAGRDDRPEPPTEIFGRVPAADPRRPVRATRPASGVPSGRNGGRAAGAGAAAGAGTGAAAAGASGAGASGAPFDLFGLSGSPDPGRADGGFGDDGFGDGGEGSGGGTGGGKPPKKHRRSKRIIAWTAAGLAVLLVVLGGYAAYSYFRFVGGVSHVNVINKTGNDVDGADQNILLVGDDHRPDNATQAELNQLSTTADGGGTNTDTMMILHIPANGKSATLVSLPRDSWVNVPGHGMNKLNAAFSLGNGGSDPTSGAKLLIQTVQNLTGLSIDHYVRVSLLGFYTIAKALGPVQVCLNNAVNDPYSGANFPAGVSTLDAQQALSFVRQRHGLPRGDLDRVVRQQYFLSVEAHKFLSAGTLLNPGKLTSALDAISGSLETDPGLNFLQLAAQMQGLTGGKIQSATIPISGTPTITVDGSDLSIVQVDTAAMPAFIKSLTGTPSAYDSAKAAKPSDTKVTVLNGGSMNGAAGTATQTFTAAGFKTGTPGDASSQQTTTIQYPSGQESQAKAVAALIPGAAVQETGSVKGVTVVLGDDGLMPTAPGAAATGGSAPAAPAPAPTHSGPTTNYSSTVCIN; encoded by the coding sequence GTGCGACGCCCGAACTATCCCTCAGGTGAGTCCGGCGCCGGCCGGGACGACCGTCCCGAGCCGCCGACCGAGATCTTCGGACGCGTGCCCGCAGCCGACCCGCGCCGGCCGGTGCGGGCGACGCGGCCGGCGTCCGGCGTGCCCTCGGGGCGCAACGGTGGGCGCGCTGCGGGAGCAGGCGCGGCGGCGGGTGCCGGCACCGGCGCCGCTGCTGCGGGAGCGTCCGGCGCGGGAGCCTCCGGCGCGCCCTTCGACCTCTTCGGGCTGTCCGGCTCGCCCGACCCGGGCCGTGCTGACGGCGGCTTCGGCGACGACGGCTTCGGCGACGGCGGCGAGGGCTCCGGCGGCGGCACCGGCGGCGGCAAGCCCCCGAAGAAGCACCGCCGCTCCAAGCGCATCATCGCCTGGACCGCGGCCGGGCTGGCCGTGCTCCTCGTGGTGCTCGGCGGCTATGCCGCGTACAGCTACTTCCGCTTCGTCGGCGGCGTGAGCCACGTCAACGTCATCAACAAGACCGGCAACGACGTGGACGGCGCGGACCAGAACATCCTGCTCGTCGGCGACGACCACCGCCCGGACAACGCGACGCAGGCGGAGCTGAACCAGCTCAGCACCACCGCGGACGGCGGCGGCACCAACACGGACACGATGATGATCCTGCACATCCCGGCCAACGGGAAGTCGGCGACGCTCGTCTCCCTCCCCCGCGACTCCTGGGTGAACGTGCCCGGCCACGGGATGAACAAGCTCAACGCGGCGTTCTCGCTCGGCAACGGCGGCAGCGACCCGACCAGCGGAGCCAAGCTGCTCATCCAGACGGTGCAGAACCTCACCGGGCTGTCGATCGACCACTACGTGCGCGTCTCCCTGCTCGGCTTCTACACGATCGCGAAGGCCCTCGGGCCGGTGCAGGTGTGCCTCAACAACGCGGTGAACGACCCGTACTCCGGCGCGAACTTCCCGGCCGGAGTCTCGACGCTCGACGCCCAGCAGGCGCTGTCGTTCGTGCGGCAGCGGCACGGCCTCCCGCGCGGCGACCTCGACCGGGTCGTGCGTCAGCAGTACTTCCTGTCGGTGGAGGCGCACAAGTTCCTGTCCGCCGGGACCCTGCTGAACCCGGGCAAGCTCACGAGCGCTCTCGACGCGATCAGCGGATCGCTGGAGACCGACCCCGGGCTGAACTTCCTCCAGCTCGCGGCCCAGATGCAGGGGCTCACCGGCGGCAAGATCCAGTCGGCGACCATCCCGATCTCGGGCACGCCGACCATCACGGTCGACGGCTCCGACCTGTCGATCGTCCAGGTGGACACCGCCGCGATGCCCGCGTTCATCAAGAGCCTGACGGGCACGCCGTCCGCCTACGACAGCGCGAAGGCGGCCAAGCCGTCCGACACGAAGGTGACCGTGCTCAACGGCGGCAGCATGAACGGCGCGGCGGGAACGGCGACGCAGACGTTCACCGCGGCGGGCTTCAAGACCGGCACCCCCGGCGACGCGAGCTCGCAGCAGACGACGACCATCCAGTACCCGTCCGGCCAGGAGTCGCAGGCCAAGGCCGTCGCCGCCCTGATCCCGGGCGCCGCAGTGCAGGAGACCGGCAGCGTGAAGGGCGTCACCGTCGTCCTCGGCGACGACGGCCTGATGCCGACCGCGCCCGGAGCGGCCGCCACCGGCGGCAGCGCTCCCGCCGCCCCGGCCCCGGCCCCCACGCACTCCGGCCCGACGACCAACTACTCCAGCACCGTCTGCATCAACTGA
- the poxB gene encoding ubiquinone-dependent pyruvate dehydrogenase: MTTVADTIVEIIRDAGVKRVYGIPGDSLNGFTDALRRAGDVTWEHVRHEEAAAFAAAAEAALTGELAVCAGSCGPGNLHLINGLFDANRSRVPVLAIAAQIPGPEIGSTYFQETHPQELFREAAVYTELVSMPEQLPRVLEIAMRTAIERRGVAVVVIPGEIFLADSVGRKPSAPIRYSPRVTRPTDGELRAAADILNAAKKVTILAGAGVEGAHPQLIDIAGALRAPVVHAMRGKEFVEYDNPYDVGMTGLLGFSSGYRAMESCDALLMLGTDFPYQQFYPSKAKIIQVDIRGENLGRRTPIDLGLVGSVKDTVEALLPLLDDRKDTKHLDASRSHYLKARKSLDELAVNDRNRTPIHPQYVARLISELSSEDAVYIPDVGSPVVWAARYLRMNGSRRLIGSFSHGSMANALSHSIGAQAAFPGRQVIALAGDGGLAMLMGELLTLVQMKLPVKIVVFNNSSLNFVEVEMKAAGFVNYGTGLENPDFARVAQAIGIHGQRVEKPDELESALRTALAHDGPALVDVVTARQELSIPPAITAEQVKGFTLYALRTIMSGRGDELIDLADTNVFRRLFD, translated from the coding sequence ATGACCACCGTCGCCGACACCATCGTCGAGATCATCCGGGACGCGGGCGTCAAGCGCGTCTACGGCATCCCCGGCGACTCGCTCAACGGCTTCACCGACGCGCTGCGCCGTGCGGGCGACGTCACCTGGGAGCACGTGCGGCACGAGGAGGCCGCGGCGTTCGCGGCGGCGGCGGAGGCCGCGCTCACCGGCGAGCTGGCCGTCTGCGCCGGAAGCTGCGGCCCCGGCAACCTCCACCTCATCAACGGCTTGTTCGACGCCAACCGCAGCCGGGTTCCCGTGCTCGCGATCGCCGCGCAGATCCCGGGGCCGGAGATCGGCAGCACCTACTTCCAGGAGACGCACCCGCAGGAGCTGTTCCGGGAGGCCGCGGTCTACACCGAGCTCGTGAGCATGCCCGAGCAGTTGCCCCGCGTGCTGGAGATCGCGATGCGCACGGCCATCGAGCGTCGCGGCGTCGCGGTGGTCGTGATCCCCGGCGAGATCTTCCTCGCGGACAGCGTCGGCCGCAAACCGTCGGCGCCGATCCGGTACTCGCCGCGCGTGACCCGGCCGACCGACGGCGAGCTGAGGGCCGCGGCGGACATCCTGAACGCCGCCAAGAAGGTCACGATCCTCGCGGGCGCCGGCGTCGAGGGCGCCCACCCGCAGCTCATCGACATCGCCGGGGCGCTGCGGGCCCCGGTCGTGCACGCGATGCGCGGCAAGGAGTTCGTCGAGTACGACAACCCCTACGACGTGGGCATGACCGGCCTGCTCGGCTTCTCCTCCGGCTACCGGGCGATGGAGTCGTGCGACGCCCTGCTGATGTTAGGCACGGACTTCCCGTATCAGCAGTTCTATCCGTCCAAGGCGAAGATCATCCAGGTCGACATCCGCGGCGAGAACCTCGGCAGGCGCACGCCGATCGACCTCGGGCTGGTCGGCAGCGTGAAGGACACGGTGGAGGCGCTCCTCCCGCTGCTGGACGATCGGAAGGACACCAAGCACCTCGACGCCTCCCGCTCGCACTACCTGAAGGCGCGCAAGAGCCTCGACGAGCTGGCCGTCAACGACCGCAATCGCACGCCCATCCACCCGCAGTACGTCGCGCGGCTGATCAGCGAGCTCTCCAGCGAGGACGCCGTGTACATCCCGGACGTCGGCTCGCCCGTGGTCTGGGCGGCCCGCTACCTGCGGATGAACGGCTCTCGCCGGCTGATCGGCTCGTTCAGCCACGGCAGCATGGCCAACGCCCTGTCGCACTCGATCGGTGCGCAGGCGGCGTTCCCCGGGCGACAGGTGATCGCACTGGCGGGCGACGGCGGCCTCGCGATGCTGATGGGGGAGCTCCTGACGCTGGTGCAGATGAAGCTGCCGGTCAAGATCGTGGTCTTCAACAACTCCTCGCTGAACTTCGTGGAGGTCGAGATGAAGGCCGCGGGCTTCGTCAACTACGGCACGGGCCTCGAGAACCCGGACTTCGCCCGCGTCGCGCAGGCGATCGGCATCCACGGCCAGCGGGTCGAGAAGCCGGACGAGCTGGAGAGCGCCCTCCGCACGGCGCTCGCCCACGACGGCCCCGCCCTGGTGGACGTGGTGACCGCCCGTCAGGAGCTCAGCATCCCGCCCGCGATCACCGCCGAGCAGGTGAAGGGCTTCACCCTCTACGCGCTCCGCACCATCATGTCCGGCCGCGGCGACGAACTCATCGACCTCGCCGACACCAACGTCTTCCGCCGCCTCTTCGACTGA
- a CDS encoding ScbR family autoregulator-binding transcription factor has protein sequence MVTQSRALATRDAILRGAAEVFGARGYGLASISDIAKTAGLTKGALYFHFASKDELALAVIAEQHRRTMEASSAILAEGRPALETLVLLCRSLGRQLLEDPVVQAGIRLTTDVGTADQAIVEPYEDWFRAIEELARKAIAEGDVSEHVDPGMFAHLLSPAFTGVQLVSATLTGRADLLQRIRELWIVLLPGIVADGRLDALRSLPDLVVE, from the coding sequence ATGGTCACGCAGTCTCGCGCCCTCGCCACCCGCGACGCCATCCTCCGGGGTGCGGCCGAGGTGTTCGGCGCGCGCGGCTACGGGCTGGCCTCCATCTCGGACATCGCGAAGACGGCCGGGCTCACGAAAGGCGCGCTGTACTTCCACTTCGCGTCCAAGGATGAGCTGGCGCTCGCGGTGATCGCCGAGCAGCACCGGCGCACGATGGAGGCCTCCAGCGCGATCCTGGCGGAGGGCCGGCCCGCGCTGGAGACGCTCGTGCTGCTCTGCCGGAGCCTCGGGCGGCAGCTCCTGGAGGACCCGGTGGTGCAAGCCGGCATCCGGCTGACCACCGACGTCGGGACGGCCGATCAGGCCATCGTCGAGCCGTACGAGGACTGGTTCCGCGCGATCGAGGAGCTGGCCAGGAAGGCGATCGCCGAGGGCGACGTCTCGGAACACGTGGACCCCGGGATGTTCGCGCATCTGCTGTCGCCCGCGTTCACGGGAGTGCAGCTCGTGTCGGCGACGCTGACCGGGCGTGCGGACCTCCTGCAGCGCATCCGGGAACTGTGGATCGTGCTGCTGCCGGGGATCGTGGCGGACGGGCGGCTCGACGCGCTGCGGTCGCTGCCCGACCTCGTCGTCGAGTGA
- a CDS encoding DUF3566 domain-containing protein: protein MSARTKQKKRATMRLVYIDFWSALKMSFLISVVLAAVTVVLTLLGWSVLDKVGLVGSMTTFLESIAGAQGASLVAGLTFGNVMMFTLVVSLLEVIVVSSLGAIFAALFNLATTVVGGWKVTFGSD from the coding sequence ATGTCGGCACGGACGAAGCAGAAGAAGCGCGCGACGATGCGCCTCGTCTACATCGACTTCTGGTCCGCGCTGAAGATGTCGTTCCTGATCAGTGTCGTGCTGGCGGCCGTAACCGTCGTGCTCACGCTGCTCGGCTGGTCGGTGCTCGACAAGGTCGGGCTGGTCGGCTCGATGACGACGTTCCTGGAGAGCATCGCGGGCGCGCAGGGCGCCTCCCTCGTCGCCGGCCTGACCTTCGGCAACGTGATGATGTTCACGCTCGTGGTGTCGCTGCTGGAGGTCATCGTCGTGTCCTCGCTCGGGGCGATCTTCGCGGCGCTGTTCAACCTGGCGACCACCGTCGTCGGCGGGTGGAAGGTCACGTTCGGGAGCGACTAG
- a CDS encoding TetR/AcrR family transcriptional regulator C-terminal domain-containing protein: MTGNESARRHSRDDVAETALRILDDYGLPDLTMRRLAAALDVQPSALYWHFPNKQTLLAELADRIVGRAAVTSAEVSWPDRVRAEAAALRDALLAYRDGAEVVASTAALGLGAAPAQQRLEAAVRSGGFDAETSGRAATALLHFVLGHVSHEQQRMQFDSIGVLATGEAADPLDEGDSAAAFAFGVGLLVGGLQRLATDEDASEAAGTAGASRSRT; this comes from the coding sequence GTGACGGGAAACGAAAGCGCACGCAGGCACAGCCGCGACGACGTGGCCGAGACGGCCCTCCGCATCCTCGACGACTACGGCCTCCCCGACCTCACCATGCGCCGCCTCGCCGCCGCGCTCGACGTGCAACCCAGCGCGCTCTACTGGCATTTCCCGAACAAGCAGACCCTCCTGGCCGAGCTCGCCGACCGCATCGTCGGCCGCGCCGCCGTCACCTCAGCCGAGGTGTCCTGGCCCGACCGGGTGCGCGCCGAGGCCGCCGCCCTCCGCGACGCGCTGCTCGCTTACCGCGACGGCGCGGAGGTCGTCGCCAGCACCGCCGCGCTCGGCCTCGGCGCCGCCCCGGCCCAGCAGCGCCTGGAGGCCGCCGTCCGCTCGGGAGGCTTCGACGCCGAGACGTCCGGCCGCGCCGCCACGGCGCTCCTGCACTTCGTGCTCGGTCACGTCTCCCACGAGCAGCAGCGGATGCAGTTCGACAGCATCGGTGTGCTGGCGACGGGGGAGGCCGCCGACCCGCTCGACGAGGGGGACTCCGCCGCCGCGTTCGCGTTCGGGGTGGGACTCCTCGTGGGCGGTCTCCAGCGCCTCGCGACCGACGAGGATGCCTCGGAAGCCGCCGGAACCGCAGGGGCTAGTCGCTCCCGAACGTGA
- a CDS encoding biotin transporter BioY, producing MTDSPRTTSATPATAESAASRPATARPARRGLDATDIARVAVVAAIVAVLGLPGGFTVFGAVPITAQTLGVMLAGALLGPWLGALSMTVLLALVAAGLPLLAGGRGGIGVFVGPSAGYLFGWIVGAAVIGLIVHAGNRKPVVWRTFVGVVVGGIGVVYAFGIPVQAFVLRLPLGQAAFLSLGFVPGDLIKAVLATAIVATLVRAYPRAFRRTWAPARRRDDAPAA from the coding sequence ATGACCGACTCCCCCCGCACCACCTCCGCCACGCCCGCGACCGCAGAGAGCGCGGCCTCCCGGCCCGCGACAGCCCGCCCCGCCCGCCGCGGCCTCGACGCGACCGACATCGCGCGCGTCGCCGTCGTCGCCGCGATCGTCGCCGTCCTCGGCCTCCCCGGCGGCTTCACCGTGTTCGGCGCGGTGCCGATCACCGCGCAGACGCTCGGCGTGATGCTCGCGGGCGCACTGCTCGGGCCGTGGCTGGGCGCGCTGTCGATGACCGTGCTGCTCGCCCTCGTCGCCGCCGGACTCCCCCTGCTGGCCGGTGGCCGCGGCGGCATCGGCGTGTTCGTCGGGCCGTCGGCCGGATACCTGTTCGGCTGGATCGTCGGCGCCGCCGTCATCGGCCTCATCGTCCACGCCGGCAATCGCAAGCCCGTCGTCTGGCGCACGTTCGTCGGCGTCGTGGTGGGCGGCATCGGCGTGGTGTACGCGTTCGGCATCCCCGTGCAGGCGTTTGTCCTGCGGCTGCCGCTCGGTCAGGCCGCGTTCCTGAGCCTCGGCTTCGTGCCGGGCGACCTCATCAAGGCTGTGCTCGCGACCGCGATCGTGGCGACACTGGTCCGTGCGTACCCGCGCGCGTTCCGGCGCACCTGGGCTCCGGCTCGCCGTCGGGACGACGCTCCCGCCGCATGA
- a CDS encoding AMP-binding protein yields the protein MTRIVPLRDDDPALMELLREARSAGDVPLVVDGRRPASHLAAAVDAASHADLEGPDGSDRIGWASLTSGSSGPPRIVLRSHASWASSFAAVAGLLGGGETVALPAPASSSLTLFSLAHALDGGPRAVLDGGAADCFHGTPEALRRLLESGAASGIRSALVGGSHLDPALRARAEAEGMRVTAYYGAAELSFVAVDHGDGLVPFPGVELSVRDGELWVRSPYVARGYAGAPGPLRRDGAWATVGDRAELVRAADGGERVRLLGRADGAILSASATIVPDEVEAALRSVPGVRDAVVFGLPTGRVGALVAALVEPDGSLPSLATLRAAAAERLAPAHRPRRWYAAELPRTAAGKPARAEAVRRVLDGEVRPIEH from the coding sequence ATGACCCGGATCGTCCCGCTGCGCGACGACGACCCCGCCCTCATGGAGCTGCTCCGGGAGGCGCGGTCGGCCGGCGACGTCCCGCTCGTGGTCGACGGCCGACGTCCGGCCTCGCACCTGGCCGCGGCCGTGGACGCGGCGTCGCACGCGGATCTCGAGGGCCCTGACGGGTCCGACCGGATCGGCTGGGCGTCGCTGACCTCCGGCAGCAGCGGGCCGCCGCGGATCGTCCTGCGGAGTCACGCGTCGTGGGCGTCGTCGTTCGCGGCGGTGGCCGGGCTGCTGGGCGGCGGAGAGACGGTCGCCCTCCCGGCGCCGGCGTCGTCGTCGCTGACGCTGTTCTCGCTCGCGCACGCGCTCGACGGCGGCCCGCGGGCGGTGCTCGACGGCGGCGCCGCCGACTGCTTCCACGGCACCCCCGAGGCGCTGCGCCGGCTGCTGGAGTCGGGCGCCGCGTCCGGCATCCGGTCCGCGCTGGTCGGCGGCTCCCACCTCGACCCGGCGCTGCGGGCGCGGGCCGAGGCGGAGGGGATGCGCGTGACCGCGTACTACGGGGCGGCGGAGCTATCCTTCGTCGCCGTCGACCACGGCGACGGGCTCGTGCCGTTCCCGGGAGTCGAGCTGAGCGTGCGCGACGGCGAGCTGTGGGTGCGCTCGCCGTACGTGGCCCGCGGCTACGCCGGTGCGCCCGGCCCGCTGCGCCGCGACGGCGCCTGGGCGACAGTCGGCGACCGTGCAGAGCTGGTGCGTGCGGCGGACGGCGGCGAGCGCGTCCGTCTGCTGGGCCGCGCGGACGGCGCGATCCTCAGTGCGTCCGCCACGATCGTGCCGGACGAGGTGGAGGCCGCGCTGCGTTCGGTGCCCGGCGTGCGCGACGCGGTGGTGTTCGGGCTCCCGACCGGCCGCGTCGGCGCGCTCGTCGCCGCGCTCGTGGAGCCGGACGGCAGCCTCCCGTCGCTGGCCACGCTGCGAGCGGCGGCTGCCGAACGCCTCGCGCCCGCCCATCGTCCACGCCGCTGGTACGCTGCCGAGTTGCCGCGGACCGCCGCGGGGAAGCCGGCGCGTGCGGAGGCCGTACGTCGGGTGCTGGATGGGGAGGTGCGGCCGATTGAACACTGA
- a CDS encoding thiolase family protein → MGRCGRLNTETPVIVAARRTPIGTRGRALASLRVEELAAPVLRAALSDASSATGAPIQVADVLLGNCMGPGGNPARVAALAAGLDPAIPGGTVDRQCGSGLAAILDAATAIRAGDRRPRLAGGVESASTAPVRSVDGVAYDRAPFAPDGFPDPDMVRAAEDLAAHDGIPRSRLDAHAARSHERARAAQAGGRFRDELVPLAGLDRDDAIGGAERLLTRLPALFPGGVLTAGTSTRIGDGAAAVVVAPAGAAPGLAVLAGAVVGCDPALPGIGAAPAILSALERAGVTSREIVAFELVEAFASQSIAVLERVGVEEDDPRVCADGGALALGHPWGASGAVAVVRLFSRLVRGGAPAGTLGVAAASVGGGLGVAAVFEVVR, encoded by the coding sequence ATGGGGAGGTGCGGCCGATTGAACACTGAGACCCCCGTCATCGTCGCCGCCCGCCGCACACCCATCGGCACCCGCGGCCGCGCCCTGGCGAGCCTGCGCGTGGAGGAGCTCGCGGCGCCGGTCCTCCGAGCCGCCCTGTCCGATGCGTCGAGCGCGACAGGCGCGCCGATCCAGGTCGCGGACGTCCTCCTCGGCAACTGCATGGGTCCCGGCGGCAACCCGGCGCGCGTGGCGGCCCTCGCCGCCGGGCTGGACCCCGCGATCCCGGGCGGCACCGTCGACCGGCAGTGCGGCAGCGGGCTGGCCGCGATCCTCGACGCGGCCACCGCGATCCGGGCGGGCGACCGGAGGCCGCGGCTCGCCGGGGGCGTGGAGAGCGCCTCCACCGCGCCCGTCCGCTCGGTCGACGGAGTCGCCTACGACCGGGCGCCGTTCGCGCCGGACGGCTTCCCGGATCCCGACATGGTCCGGGCCGCGGAGGACCTGGCCGCGCACGACGGCATCCCGCGGTCGCGGCTCGACGCCCACGCCGCGCGCAGCCACGAGCGGGCCCGCGCCGCGCAGGCTGGCGGCCGGTTCCGGGATGAGCTGGTGCCGCTGGCCGGGCTCGACCGGGACGACGCGATCGGCGGGGCCGAGCGGCTGCTCACCCGGCTGCCCGCGCTGTTCCCCGGCGGCGTGCTCACGGCCGGGACCTCGACCCGGATCGGCGACGGAGCCGCTGCGGTCGTCGTGGCCCCGGCCGGCGCAGCGCCCGGACTCGCGGTGCTGGCCGGCGCGGTCGTCGGCTGCGACCCCGCGCTGCCCGGGATCGGCGCCGCTCCGGCGATCCTCTCCGCGCTGGAGCGAGCGGGTGTCACCTCGCGGGAGATCGTAGCGTTCGAGCTCGTGGAGGCGTTCGCGTCGCAGAGCATCGCGGTGCTGGAGCGCGTCGGCGTCGAGGAGGACGACCCCCGCGTCTGCGCCGACGGCGGCGCGCTGGCGCTCGGCCACCCGTGGGGCGCGAGCGGAGCGGTGGCCGTGGTGCGGCTGTTCAGCCGGCTCGTGCGCGGCGGGGCTCCGGCGGGGACCCTCGGGGTGGCCGCCGCGTCGGTCGGCGGCGGGCTGGGTGTGGCGGCCGTGTTCGAGGTGGTGCGATGA
- a CDS encoding energy-coupling factor ABC transporter ATP-binding protein, with translation MSALQLDGIGVRLGDVDVLHDVTLDLDARTIAVIGENGSGKSTFARLLGGLVPSSAGGLRILGLDPARQAELRRRIAVVFSNPDAQIIMPTVAEDVAFSLRADRLGREATAARVAEALERFGLTELADRPSHDLSGGQKQLLALCGAFVRRPELVIADEPTAYLDARNARRVSDHLLEDAGHRLVLVTHDLALAARCDTAVLFAGGTVATVGSPGDVVAAYERLLAEGSLPC, from the coding sequence ATGAGCGCCCTCCAGCTCGACGGCATCGGGGTCCGCCTCGGTGACGTCGACGTCCTCCACGATGTGACCCTCGACCTCGACGCCCGCACCATCGCGGTGATCGGCGAGAACGGGTCGGGGAAGTCCACCTTCGCACGCCTGCTCGGCGGGCTGGTCCCGTCCTCCGCCGGCGGGCTGCGCATCCTCGGGCTCGACCCCGCCCGTCAGGCCGAGCTGCGGCGGCGGATCGCGGTCGTCTTCAGCAACCCGGACGCGCAGATCATCATGCCGACCGTCGCGGAGGATGTCGCCTTCTCGCTCCGCGCCGACCGGCTCGGGCGGGAGGCCACGGCGGCGCGCGTCGCCGAGGCCCTCGAGCGCTTCGGGCTGACCGAGCTGGCGGACCGGCCCTCGCACGACCTGTCCGGCGGCCAGAAGCAGCTCCTCGCGCTGTGCGGCGCGTTCGTGCGGCGGCCGGAGCTCGTCATCGCGGACGAGCCGACCGCCTACCTGGACGCCCGCAACGCGCGGCGCGTCTCCGACCATCTGCTGGAGGACGCCGGGCACCGACTCGTCCTGGTCACCCACGACCTGGCGCTGGCCGCCCGCTGCGACACGGCGGTGCTCTTCGCCGGCGGCACGGTGGCCACGGTGGGCTCGCCGGGGGATGTGGTGGCGGCGTACGAGCGGCTGCTCGCCGAGGGGAGCCTCCCGTGCTGA
- a CDS encoding energy-coupling factor transporter transmembrane protein EcfT, translating to MLTLYRPGTGPLHRMPAGPKLLMVLAAVLAVSLLPSTWVAAAVAAALPVVAYALARLGDGAFGMRELARQVLAVRWVIVITLAGQLLFLGPEPAVANTARVASAVVLAALLVLTTRVADLLDAVERGLRPLAALRVDPARTALLLTVTLSTVPVLAGLARDVRDAQRARGARAGLRAFAVPFLVMAFKHADELGDALTARGVR from the coding sequence GTGCTGACGCTCTACCGCCCGGGGACGGGACCGCTGCACCGGATGCCGGCCGGCCCCAAGCTGCTGATGGTGCTCGCGGCGGTGCTCGCCGTTTCGCTGCTGCCCTCCACCTGGGTCGCGGCCGCGGTCGCCGCGGCGCTGCCGGTGGTCGCTTACGCCCTCGCGCGCCTCGGCGACGGGGCGTTCGGGATGCGCGAGCTCGCCCGTCAGGTGCTCGCCGTACGCTGGGTGATCGTGATCACCCTCGCCGGCCAGCTCCTCTTCCTCGGCCCGGAGCCCGCGGTCGCGAACACCGCGCGCGTGGCGTCCGCGGTCGTGCTCGCCGCGCTGCTGGTTCTGACGACGCGGGTCGCCGACCTCCTGGACGCCGTCGAGCGTGGCCTCCGACCGCTCGCGGCGCTGCGGGTCGACCCGGCGCGAACGGCGCTGCTGCTGACGGTGACGCTCAGCACGGTGCCGGTGCTCGCGGGGCTGGCGCGGGACGTCAGGGACGCTCAGCGCGCACGGGGCGCCAGGGCCGGGCTGCGGGCGTTCGCGGTGCCGTTCCTGGTGATGGCGTTCAAGCACGCGGACGAGCTGGGCGACGCGTTGACGGCGCGAGGGGTGCGATGA